AGGGTGTAAGTGCGGTCGCGCGGGGTGATGTTGGGGTCACTGCCGTCCGCCACGCGGGCAAGCCGCACATGCTCCGCAAAGGACTCCGCGTACGCCACTCGCTGGGCATCGAGCGTGTTCAGCGCGAAGGTGATCGGGACCGCGTCCTTGACACCCCGGCTGCGGTCGTCCCGGTTGGGTTCCAGGGCGGTGATCTTGCCTACGTCCAGAACACGCGCACCGGCCACGATCACACGTGACTGGTCGGCCTCCGTCTTGTCCTTGCCCGCGAAGGTCGCGTAGATGTTCACCCGCGACCCCGGTGTGATCTTGCCTGCCACGCCCGTCGCCGCGTCGATCATGATGGCGATCTCCTGCTCCCCGGCGGCGAGTTCGGGCTTCTTCACCAGCATGTCCGTCTGGAGCAGGGAGCCCTCCTTGAGCTGCGTGACGGCGATCTTGCCGCGGATCTCGGAGATGTCGGTGATCGCGTTGTCCGAGAGCCAGCGCTTGGGCATCGCGATGCGCTCGAACTGCGCCGCGTTCAGGGCCTTGTACGGCGCGACGTCCGCCTTCAGCCGGTAAGCGGCGACCTCCGGGCCGACCTTGGAGTTCACGTCGCGGATCACCGACAGCACTCCGACGAACGCGCCGATGGCGCACAGGACGGAAAGGAGCAGCAGGATGATGCCGCGGCGCTGACGTGAGTTCATGGCGCGAGCTACCTCGATCGATCGGATACGTCGGAACCGGAACTGAGCGAGCAACGTGCGATGTGCGACTTACGACGAGCGGTGAGGCTGAGGGGGCCTGGGGCCGGGCACCGGTCAGGCCCGGTTGAGGTCTAGGTCGAGCCTCTGCTCAGCGCGGCCACCGCATGCCCCTCCACCGGAGCCACCGGTGCCGAACAGAAGCCGCAGCGGTCCCCTATCAGCTGGACCCCGCACCAGTGGCACTGCTCGATGCGCACCGAGGAGACGAGCTGGTAGAGGACGGAGACGTCCGGCAGGAAGGCGGCGAACTCGACCATCTTCGGCGTGCCCCACCAGCCGGGTGACGCGGACGGGAGTTCGACCTCCTGGGTGCCCTGGACCTGCCAGGCGGGGGCCAGGGTGTCCGTGACCCAGGCGGCGGCGGAGGGCGACAACTGGCCTGCCGCGATCGCGAGTTGTGTGCCGAACTCCGGGCCTGCGAGCTTCTCCTCGCCGCCGACTCTGATCAACTGGGGCTCGGGATTGGCCAGTACGGCGAACTGCGTGCCCGGCATCCACGACTTCGCGTGCGACTTCAGGCTGACCGGGATGCGGTCGAGCTTGGTCACGGAGTTCAGGAGCGCGCCCGCGTACACGTAGTGCGAGAGCAGGCGGGCGGCCGAGGCGACGACGCCCGCGCTGAAGTCGCAGACCGAGAGCTGGCGGAGCTGGCGGGCGAGGACCGCGATGCCGAGGGGCGGCAGGTCCAGCTTGAGGAGCGCGATGCGGTCGGTCTCCAGGACGGAGCGGACCGCGTGGAGGCGGTGCTCGTGGGCCGGAGGGAGGGAGGAGGGGTAGAGGGCGACGAGGTGGCCGTGCCGCTCCAGGAGGATGTTCGTCTCGGCGAGGGCCACGTCCAGGGACTGGCTGCCGGGGGGCTGGAGGACGGCGGCGCTGGGGGTCTGCCGGTCGGTCGGCGGCAGCACCAGGTCTGCACCGGTCACGGCTATCGCTGTCGGCACGTTGCTGTCCCCGCTCCCCGTTGCCCGCCCGGACCCGTACTCGCGCTCGTGCTCGTACTCGTTCCTGTTTTACGTTCTGCTTCGCGCTTGCTCACGCATGGTGCGATCACTCGTCACCACACGTGGTGCACCTGCACTTTAGCCACGTCATTCGTGGCAGAGAACAGCTTCCAGAGATCCCGTATGCCTCTCAACTCACCCTTTTTACGGACGAGTTGATCTTGTTCGGGGGGAATTCGCGCTCCGTTTCCTCCGAACGAGTGAACGCGACCCCATGTCACTGGAGTACTACCGCTTGTGATCATGCGTTCCGCTTGACGGTCCCGGGAGACGGTTTCGGGCCATTCTTCGGCGCGACGGCGGGAAGCCGCCCACAATGGGCGTAGAGATCCACTTGACATCCGAAATGGCCTGAACCAATTTGGTCAGCTTGGCTTGATTGCCCTGGTTCCCTGAATTGCCCCGGTTCCCTTGATTGCCCCGGTTCCGACGATTACTTCCGACTGGAGACAGTACGTGCGCAACGCATCCCGCACCCGTCGCTTCACCCTCGGCACGGCCGCGGCCGTACTCGCCGCCGGGATGCTGGGAGCCTGCACGTCGGAAGGGGAGCCGGAGGACGGCCGGGAGACGGCGAAGGAAACTCCGGCCGCCGCCGCGAAGAAGCCAGTCCCGGCGCCCGCGCGTACCGCGCTCGGTGCCCCGCAGGTTCCCGAGCACGCCCTCACCGGGTACTGGCAGAACTTCAAGAACGGCGCGGCGATCGAGAAGCTGAGCGACGTCTCGGACGCGTACGACATCATCGCCGTCTCCTTCGCCGACCTGGCGGACGAACCGGGCGAGGTCGGCTTCCAGCTGAACATGGACGCGATCAAGGGGTACTCGGTCGCCCAGTTCAAGGCCGACATCAAGGCGAAGCAGCGGGCGGGCAAGTCGGTGATCATCTCGGTCGGCGGCGAGCACGGCAAGGTCGAGGTCGACGACGGCGCGAGTGCGAAGCGGTTCACGGACTCCGTGCACAAGCTGATGACCGAGTACGGCTTCGACGGTGTGGACATCGATCTGGAGAACGGCGGGGTCAGCGCGGAGTACATGACGCGGTCCCTGAAGGCGCTGCGCGAGAAGGTCGGTCCGAAGCTGGTCGTGTCCATGGCTCCGCAGACCAAGGACATGCAGTCCGTGGACAGTGACTACTTCAAGACCGCGCTCAACATCAAGGACTTCCTGACGGTCGTGAACACCCAGTTCTACAACTCGGGGTCGATGAAGGGCTGCGACGGCAAGGTCTACCAGCAGGGGACCGTCGACTTCCTCACCGCGCAGGCGTGCATCCAGCTGGAGAGCGGGCTGCACCCGTCACAGGTGGGGCTCGGGCTGCCCACCAACAAGCGGAACAAGGACGCGGGGTACGTGGAGCCGGAGGTCGTGAACCAGGCTCTGGACTGCCTGACCAAGGGCACGAGCTGCGGGAAGTTCAAGCCCGCGAAGACGTATCCGGGGCTGCGCGGGGCGATGGTGTGGTCGACGAACTGGGACGCGACGGATGGG
This is a stretch of genomic DNA from Streptomyces sp. NBC_00237. It encodes these proteins:
- the cpaB gene encoding Flp pilus assembly protein CpaB, yielding MNSRQRRGIILLLLSVLCAIGAFVGVLSVIRDVNSKVGPEVAAYRLKADVAPYKALNAAQFERIAMPKRWLSDNAITDISEIRGKIAVTQLKEGSLLQTDMLVKKPELAAGEQEIAIMIDAATGVAGKITPGSRVNIYATFAGKDKTEADQSRVIVAGARVLDVGKITALEPNRDDRSRGVKDAVPITFALNTLDAQRVAYAESFAEHVRLARVADGSDPNITPRDRTYTLPGDK
- a CDS encoding chitinase gives rise to the protein MRNASRTRRFTLGTAAAVLAAGMLGACTSEGEPEDGRETAKETPAAAAKKPVPAPARTALGAPQVPEHALTGYWQNFKNGAAIEKLSDVSDAYDIIAVSFADLADEPGEVGFQLNMDAIKGYSVAQFKADIKAKQRAGKSVIISVGGEHGKVEVDDGASAKRFTDSVHKLMTEYGFDGVDIDLENGGVSAEYMTRSLKALREKVGPKLVVSMAPQTKDMQSVDSDYFKTALNIKDFLTVVNTQFYNSGSMKGCDGKVYQQGTVDFLTAQACIQLESGLHPSQVGLGLPTNKRNKDAGYVEPEVVNQALDCLTKGTSCGKFKPAKTYPGLRGAMVWSTNWDATDGHAWSKAVGAKVRALP